One window of the Natronomonas marina genome contains the following:
- a CDS encoding 3-dehydroquinate synthase II, with product MTRSVWLKADDAVGDWEARKRRITAGLEAGVDWVLVDESDVARVRELGAVSIAAFAGDDVHVMDAEEPEAADPDAVVVGKDGEGDGTVDLPTDFSGSADLTTLRRTDGPAGAYVRILGEEYETFAEEAARDADYTIVVGEDWQIIPLENLIARIGEETDIVAGVQSAAEAETAFETLELGADAVLLDTDDPDEIRATVEARDVTEREHLDLQRATVTTIEQTGSADRVCVDTASMLDHDEGMLVGSMSRGLFFVHAETADSPYVASRPFRVNAGAVHAYVRTPKGETKYLSELSSGDEVQVVDTAGNTRKAIVGRVKIEQRPMFRLEAETDGGDRVETLLQNAETIKVATGEGRKAVTELQEGDEILLYYEDVARHFGEEVEESIIEK from the coding sequence ATGACACGTTCCGTCTGGTTGAAGGCCGACGACGCGGTCGGTGACTGGGAGGCGCGCAAGCGTCGCATCACGGCGGGTCTCGAGGCCGGCGTCGACTGGGTCCTCGTCGACGAGAGCGACGTCGCCCGCGTCCGCGAACTCGGCGCGGTCTCGATTGCCGCCTTCGCCGGCGACGACGTCCACGTCATGGACGCCGAGGAACCCGAGGCCGCCGACCCCGACGCCGTCGTCGTCGGCAAGGACGGCGAGGGCGACGGCACCGTCGACCTGCCGACGGATTTTTCGGGGTCGGCCGACCTGACGACGCTGCGGCGCACCGACGGGCCGGCCGGTGCCTACGTCCGCATCCTCGGCGAGGAGTACGAGACCTTCGCCGAGGAGGCCGCCCGCGACGCCGACTACACCATCGTCGTCGGCGAGGACTGGCAGATCATCCCGCTGGAGAACCTCATCGCCCGCATCGGCGAGGAGACCGACATCGTCGCCGGCGTCCAGTCGGCCGCCGAGGCCGAGACCGCCTTCGAGACGCTGGAACTCGGCGCCGACGCCGTCTTGCTCGACACCGACGACCCCGACGAGATACGGGCGACCGTTGAGGCACGCGACGTCACCGAGCGCGAACACCTCGACCTCCAGCGGGCGACGGTGACCACGATAGAGCAGACCGGGTCCGCGGACCGCGTCTGCGTCGACACTGCCTCGATGCTGGACCACGACGAGGGGATGCTCGTCGGGTCGATGTCCCGCGGACTGTTCTTCGTCCACGCCGAGACCGCCGACTCGCCGTACGTCGCCAGCCGACCGTTCCGGGTCAACGCCGGCGCTGTCCACGCCTACGTCCGCACGCCGAAGGGCGAGACGAAGTACCTCTCGGAACTGAGTTCCGGCGACGAGGTACAGGTCGTCGACACCGCCGGCAACACCAGGAAGGCCATCGTCGGCCGCGTGAAGATAGAACAGCGGCCGATGTTCCGCCTGGAGGCCGAAACCGACGGGGGCGACCGCGTCGAGACGCTGTTGCAGAACGCCGAGACCATCAAAGTCGCCACGGGCGAGGGCCGCAAGGCCGTCACCGAACTCCAAGAGGGCGACGAGATCCTGCTGTACTACGAGGACGTCGCCCGCCACTTCGGCGAGGAGGTCGAGGAGTCCATCATCGAGAAGTAG
- a CDS encoding transglutaminase domain-containing protein, producing the protein MRTLLAACCLVGLVLGGALAPAVGIGTPVPDLGVEDGGEAGGGTSFGDADEGIGSDDVFGNGSDDLGVESYGGVTAGGYPDRATVGGRLELSDHEAFRVESPEPRRWRLGAYARYTGDGWERNATRPEPLTSPLPTVLNDRTRPQYEVRVTALRPFEGLISPWRPAFAAAGDNRVLVDRERALTVENRIETGDEYTTFTYGRISRETAAVASDGDYPNDIEARYTQLPADTPERLGNRTAEITEDAETPFEAAVEVEDWLEDNKEYSLNATHDRGDDIATQFVFEMEAGYCQYFATTMVAMLRTQGIPARYVTGYGPGEPVGDDEYLVRGEDAHAWVEVYVADVGWVTFDPTPAEERAEAGRDARSLDDLGEDWTPDDGDNDTLDIPTATDDGPRPTTVTLTADPVPGRRASAVVTQDDRPVRSTPVTFNGRDVGRTNRAGAVAGAVPYTDSLIVDVRLESQPARFGADGAPGRQITRRTGSATGNAQVAFDLPTEITVEVLGDPEPGGRIEIVAALSEAPVENATVAVDGRRVGRTDEQGAATLSLPDGETAEITVERGDAAGNRTLSLVSANDSEAVAAEASGDLNVSVTPQFPVALPATPATVDVTYRGEPVSNATVVVDGEAVGATDPEGALGVRLPLAEPVTVTATVPINGSAGGSGGDGGPFGDRGAGIEASTLTGTATVDGVRRNTGGAVAVLVFAAVALGGVARRRELTVHGSARSARRGAAGTLRRAVGSLVGLADAVDAGVAGLLKRGRRVAGLLGDGPEGIAVLLGETADALLGIALAAGGLIRRFGPRALLAAVRSEEPPSRTADADPATTVREAWTELRDHVTVPSWRTSTPGEIARWAISRDGLPEEAVATLRDAFREVEYGAGNAEERATEVREALEEIRTETTGGDEPEVADD; encoded by the coding sequence ATGCGAACGCTGCTCGCGGCGTGCTGTCTCGTCGGGCTAGTGCTGGGCGGAGCGCTGGCGCCCGCGGTCGGCATCGGGACGCCGGTCCCCGACCTCGGGGTCGAGGACGGCGGCGAGGCCGGGGGCGGCACCTCCTTCGGTGACGCCGACGAGGGTATCGGCAGCGACGACGTCTTCGGCAACGGCTCCGACGACCTCGGCGTCGAGAGCTACGGCGGCGTCACGGCCGGCGGCTACCCGGACCGGGCGACCGTCGGCGGACGGCTCGAGCTGTCCGACCACGAGGCGTTCCGCGTCGAGAGCCCCGAACCGCGGCGGTGGCGACTCGGTGCCTACGCGAGATACACCGGCGACGGCTGGGAGCGCAACGCCACCCGGCCGGAACCGCTCACCTCGCCGCTTCCGACGGTGCTGAACGACCGCACCCGGCCGCAGTACGAGGTTCGCGTCACCGCACTCCGGCCCTTCGAGGGGCTGATTTCGCCCTGGAGACCGGCCTTCGCGGCCGCGGGCGACAACCGCGTGCTCGTCGACCGCGAGCGAGCGCTGACCGTCGAGAACCGCATCGAGACCGGCGACGAGTACACGACGTTCACCTACGGGCGCATCTCGCGGGAGACGGCTGCCGTGGCCAGCGACGGCGACTACCCGAACGACATCGAGGCCCGGTACACCCAGTTGCCGGCCGACACCCCCGAGCGCCTCGGCAACCGGACCGCCGAGATAACCGAAGACGCCGAGACGCCGTTCGAGGCGGCCGTCGAAGTCGAAGACTGGCTGGAGGACAACAAGGAGTACTCGCTGAACGCGACCCACGACCGCGGGGACGACATCGCCACCCAGTTCGTCTTCGAGATGGAGGCCGGCTACTGCCAGTACTTCGCAACGACGATGGTCGCCATGCTGCGGACCCAGGGGATACCCGCCCGCTACGTCACCGGCTACGGACCCGGCGAGCCGGTCGGCGACGACGAGTACCTCGTCCGCGGCGAGGACGCCCACGCCTGGGTCGAGGTGTACGTCGCCGACGTCGGTTGGGTGACCTTCGACCCGACGCCGGCCGAGGAACGGGCGGAGGCAGGTCGGGACGCACGGTCGCTGGACGACCTCGGCGAGGACTGGACCCCCGACGACGGGGACAACGACACTCTCGACATCCCGACGGCGACCGACGACGGCCCACGGCCGACGACGGTCACGCTGACGGCCGACCCGGTTCCCGGCCGGCGCGCCTCGGCGGTCGTGACCCAGGACGACCGACCGGTCAGGAGCACGCCCGTCACGTTCAACGGCCGCGACGTCGGCCGGACGAACCGTGCCGGCGCCGTCGCCGGCGCCGTGCCGTACACCGACTCGCTGATCGTCGACGTTCGCCTCGAGAGCCAGCCGGCTCGCTTCGGCGCCGACGGCGCCCCCGGCCGGCAGATAACCCGACGAACGGGGTCGGCAACCGGCAACGCGCAGGTGGCCTTCGACCTCCCGACCGAGATCACCGTCGAGGTGCTCGGCGATCCGGAACCGGGCGGGCGCATCGAGATCGTCGCCGCGCTTTCGGAGGCGCCGGTCGAGAACGCGACGGTCGCCGTCGACGGCCGGCGGGTCGGGAGGACCGACGAGCAGGGTGCGGCGACGCTCTCGCTGCCCGACGGCGAGACCGCCGAGATAACCGTCGAGCGCGGCGACGCCGCCGGGAACCGGACGCTCTCGCTCGTCTCGGCGAACGACTCGGAGGCGGTCGCAGCCGAAGCGAGCGGCGATCTGAACGTCTCGGTGACGCCGCAGTTCCCGGTCGCGCTGCCGGCGACCCCGGCGACGGTCGACGTCACCTACCGGGGCGAGCCGGTGTCGAACGCGACCGTCGTCGTCGACGGCGAGGCGGTTGGCGCGACCGACCCCGAGGGTGCCCTCGGCGTTCGGCTCCCGCTCGCCGAGCCGGTGACGGTCACCGCGACCGTGCCGATCAACGGCTCGGCGGGCGGCAGCGGCGGCGACGGCGGCCCGTTCGGTGACCGCGGCGCCGGCATCGAGGCGTCGACGCTGACCGGGACCGCGACCGTCGACGGCGTCCGGCGGAACACGGGCGGCGCCGTCGCCGTCCTCGTTTTCGCGGCGGTGGCCCTCGGCGGCGTCGCCCGCCGACGGGAACTGACCGTCCACGGGTCCGCCCGAAGCGCCCGCCGCGGGGCGGCCGGGACGCTCCGGCGCGCCGTCGGAAGTCTCGTCGGCCTGGCCGACGCCGTCGACGCCGGGGTCGCCGGCCTCCTCAAGCGGGGGCGTCGCGTCGCCGGACTGCTCGGCGACGGTCCGGAGGGAATCGCGGTCCTCCTGGGGGAGACCGCTGACGCCCTCCTCGGGATCGCTCTCGCCGCCGGGGGGCTGATTCGGCGGTTCGGTCCGCGCGCCCTGCTCGCGGCCGTCCGGAGCGAGGAGCCGCCGTCCCGGACGGCCGACGCCGACCCGGCGACGACGGTTCGTGAGGCGTGGACGGAACTGCGGGACCACGTCACGGTTCCGTCCTGGCGGACGTCGACCCCCGGCGAGATAGCGCGGTGGGCAATCTCCCGCGACGGCCTCCCGGAGGAGGCGGTGGCGACGCTGCGGGACGCCTTCCGCGAGGTCGAGTACGGCGCCGGCAACGCCGAGGAACGCGCAACCGAGGTGCGGGAGGCACTCGAGGAGATACGGACCGAGACGACGGGTGGCGACGAGCCGGAGGTGGCGGATGACTGA
- a CDS encoding DUF7269 family protein, translating to MTDRLLRVAVAAVGVAAVTGSAALFFEPGAAGAVLPVAAIAETTTLSAAGARALAFGAVGAGCLLWVASASRRTGDDAPSEPAFPPLAAEDAGTTAVAVGDGFDRNVGETLAAVAEGDDRDAVRSDLRSLAVAVVAHVEGCSRRTARQRVTDGEWTDDPVAAAYLARDPGLPLRRRLLARLRPRASKRRRIERTVAAVESLLDGEGRSG from the coding sequence ATGACTGACCGCCTGCTCCGGGTTGCGGTCGCCGCGGTCGGCGTCGCCGCCGTCACCGGCTCGGCGGCGCTGTTCTTCGAGCCGGGGGCGGCCGGGGCCGTCCTCCCGGTGGCGGCGATAGCCGAGACGACGACGCTGTCGGCCGCGGGCGCCCGTGCGCTCGCGTTCGGCGCCGTCGGCGCCGGCTGTCTGCTGTGGGTCGCCTCGGCCTCCCGGCGTACCGGCGACGACGCCCCGTCGGAGCCGGCCTTCCCGCCACTCGCCGCCGAGGACGCCGGGACGACCGCGGTGGCGGTCGGGGACGGGTTCGACCGCAACGTCGGGGAGACGCTGGCGGCCGTCGCCGAGGGCGACGACCGGGACGCGGTCCGATCCGACCTGCGGTCGCTCGCGGTCGCGGTCGTCGCCCACGTCGAGGGCTGTTCGCGGCGGACGGCCAGGCAGCGAGTCACCGACGGCGAGTGGACCGACGACCCGGTAGCCGCGGCCTACCTCGCCCGCGATCCGGGGCTGCCGCTTCGCCGTCGGCTCCTGGCACGACTCCGGCCGCGGGCGTCGAAACGCCGCCGCATCGAGCGAACGGTCGCGGCCGTCGAGTCGCTTCTGGACGGCGAGGGGCGCTCCGGATGA
- a CDS encoding DUF58 domain-containing protein — MSADADDRFDAAAFAAVTLLTTGAVLGNGVLFVAATVPAVYLVAEALSTPPSPSSVAVERSLADAAVAPGQRTTVTLAVTNGGDRPIPDLRVVDRPPEAVSVVEGARRGCVSVRPGETESVTYEVVAGHGEHEFDDPLVRLRSLSAVGRRTAVRPVAGDATLSCRRTADPPSVRSASRRQVGTRPADSPGSGLEFHSLREYRHGDDVSRVDWRRFAKTGDLSTVNFREPHATGTVVVADARRPGRVGRAPDHPTAATLSVDAAERLFVRLADAGNRVGLSALGVSAAAVDAPVDGDRADRPWVPVGSGETTRTRATAVLETAAEAAADRPDSPFPRGTDGVQQRVDPARPAALRERLPGSTAVVLATPMLDDEPVSFVEALSAAGHPTFVVSPDVTGGERLGGRVVATERRLRIERLRAGGTTVVDWDVADPLSVAMEGSA, encoded by the coding sequence ATGAGCGCCGACGCCGACGACCGGTTCGACGCCGCCGCGTTCGCGGCCGTGACGCTCCTGACGACGGGGGCGGTGCTCGGCAACGGCGTCCTGTTCGTCGCCGCGACCGTCCCGGCCGTCTACCTGGTCGCGGAGGCGCTCTCGACGCCGCCGTCGCCGTCGTCGGTGGCCGTCGAGCGGTCGCTGGCCGACGCCGCCGTCGCGCCGGGCCAGCGAACGACGGTCACCCTCGCGGTCACCAACGGGGGCGACCGGCCGATTCCGGACCTCCGCGTCGTCGACCGCCCGCCGGAGGCCGTGTCGGTCGTCGAGGGAGCGCGGCGCGGCTGCGTGTCGGTCCGGCCCGGCGAGACGGAGTCGGTCACCTACGAGGTGGTCGCGGGCCACGGCGAACACGAGTTCGACGACCCACTCGTCCGGCTCCGCTCGCTGTCGGCGGTCGGCCGGCGGACCGCCGTTCGGCCGGTGGCCGGCGACGCGACGCTGTCCTGCCGGCGGACGGCCGACCCGCCGTCCGTCCGGTCGGCCTCGCGCCGGCAGGTCGGCACGCGGCCGGCCGACAGCCCCGGCAGCGGCCTGGAGTTTCACTCCCTCCGGGAGTACCGCCACGGCGACGACGTCAGCCGGGTCGACTGGCGGCGCTTCGCCAAGACGGGCGACCTCTCGACGGTCAACTTCCGGGAGCCGCACGCCACCGGGACGGTCGTCGTCGCGGACGCCCGGCGGCCGGGGCGGGTCGGCCGCGCCCCCGACCACCCGACGGCCGCGACGCTGTCGGTCGACGCGGCCGAACGGCTGTTCGTCCGGCTGGCCGACGCCGGTAACCGGGTCGGACTGTCGGCGCTCGGCGTCTCGGCCGCCGCCGTCGACGCGCCGGTCGACGGCGACCGTGCCGACCGGCCGTGGGTCCCGGTCGGGAGCGGCGAGACGACCCGGACGCGGGCGACCGCGGTGCTGGAGACGGCCGCCGAGGCCGCCGCCGACCGACCCGACTCCCCGTTCCCGCGGGGTACCGACGGCGTCCAGCAGCGCGTCGATCCGGCACGTCCCGCCGCGCTCCGGGAGCGACTCCCCGGGTCGACCGCCGTCGTCCTGGCGACGCCGATGCTGGACGACGAACCCGTCTCGTTCGTCGAGGCGCTGTCGGCGGCCGGCCACCCGACGTTCGTCGTCAGCCCCGACGTGACCGGTGGCGAACGACTCGGTGGACGGGTCGTCGCCACGGAGCGACGGCTCCGCATCGAGCGGCTCCGGGCGGGCGGGACGACCGTCGTCGACTGGGACGTCGCCGACCCGCTGTCGGTCGCTATGGAGGGATCGGCGTGA
- a CDS encoding DUF7519 family protein → MSVARPDATAADRPTRTAAVGSVAVALVATGALGVATGAPGPTAVGLAAGLALAGAARAESGRRRPLLSGLLAAVGGLLGVAGIALVTLARVPWPPVPPVPFLPAAPFAFLLAGALVGFGAGAAVWHLPPERAGRAGLRAVAVAAVPLGVAVAAAGGVPAAVLVGAVAAGVAVLRPSLPDAAAVVTGLVLVGGLLAVHGRLAAVAVDAAATEARRRFLVDLLAATGSLGAAATVLVAALALAALFSLSVRLAGEPGPLGDGAGPTLASAGTFLGAVAAGVAEAQFVVVFCGVAASLLAWDLGEFAATLGREVGRQGPTRRAELVHAAGGVALGAVGVGAAVAVAALAGVLSAVSAPATVVAAAAAAVGTLLLVVAAR, encoded by the coding sequence GTGAGCGTCGCCCGCCCGGACGCGACCGCCGCCGATCGACCGACCCGGACGGCCGCCGTCGGCAGCGTCGCCGTCGCGCTCGTTGCGACGGGCGCCCTCGGGGTGGCGACGGGGGCTCCCGGACCGACCGCGGTCGGCCTGGCCGCCGGACTCGCACTCGCGGGGGCGGCGAGGGCCGAGAGCGGCCGTCGGCGCCCCCTCCTGTCGGGGCTGCTCGCGGCCGTTGGCGGCCTGCTCGGGGTCGCCGGCATCGCCTTGGTCACGCTCGCCCGGGTGCCGTGGCCGCCGGTCCCGCCGGTGCCCTTCCTGCCCGCCGCTCCGTTCGCGTTCCTCCTGGCCGGCGCGCTGGTGGGGTTCGGCGCCGGCGCAGCGGTCTGGCACCTCCCACCGGAGCGGGCCGGTCGCGCCGGACTCCGGGCGGTCGCGGTCGCGGCCGTCCCGCTGGGCGTCGCGGTCGCGGCTGCCGGCGGGGTTCCGGCGGCGGTCCTCGTCGGCGCCGTCGCCGCCGGGGTCGCGGTCCTGCGGCCGTCGCTCCCGGACGCCGCCGCGGTCGTGACCGGCCTCGTGCTCGTCGGGGGCCTGCTCGCAGTCCACGGACGACTCGCGGCCGTCGCCGTCGACGCCGCCGCGACCGAGGCCAGACGACGGTTCCTCGTCGATCTGCTGGCGGCCACGGGATCGCTCGGTGCCGCCGCGACCGTCCTCGTCGCGGCGCTCGCGCTGGCGGCGCTGTTCTCGCTTTCGGTCCGACTGGCGGGCGAGCCGGGACCCCTCGGCGACGGCGCGGGACCGACCCTCGCCAGCGCCGGGACGTTCCTCGGGGCCGTGGCGGCCGGTGTCGCGGAGGCGCAGTTCGTCGTCGTCTTCTGTGGCGTCGCCGCCAGCCTGCTCGCCTGGGACCTCGGGGAGTTCGCGGCGACGCTCGGTCGGGAGGTCGGCCGGCAGGGGCCGACCCGCCGGGCGGAACTCGTCCACGCGGCCGGCGGAGTCGCACTCGGGGCGGTCGGCGTGGGGGCGGCGGTCGCGGTCGCGGCGCTGGCCGGCGTTCTCTCGGCAGTCTCGGCGCCGGCGACGGTCGTCGCGGCCGCGGCCGCCGCCGTCGGGACGCTGCTCCTCGTCGTGGCCGCCCGGTAG
- a CDS encoding AAA family ATPase: MDVSEASAVCGTVLDAVEEAVVADRRVLETVLTGVLARGHVLLEDVPGTGKTLTARSFATALGLSFNRIQFTPDLLPGDITGSHVYREESGEFEFAEGPVFANVVLADEINRAPPKTQAALLEAMSEKQVSADGTTYALPEPFFVIATQNPIEEEGTFTLPEAQRDRFVLKTSLGYPDHEGARRIIDRRADRTTRTPDPRAVLDGDRVVELQAAVESIAVDDAIREYVIELGRATREDDRVEVGVSPRGIQRLFEVARARALVAGREYVVPDDVKAVVRETFAHRLVLTAEATVQDVDPAAVVETTMDRIEVPAVAAADD; encoded by the coding sequence ATGGACGTATCCGAGGCGTCGGCGGTTTGCGGGACCGTCCTCGACGCCGTCGAGGAGGCGGTGGTGGCCGACCGGCGCGTTCTCGAGACGGTACTGACGGGCGTGCTCGCGCGGGGCCACGTCCTGCTGGAGGACGTTCCGGGCACGGGCAAGACGCTGACCGCACGCAGTTTTGCCACGGCGCTCGGACTCTCCTTCAACCGCATCCAGTTCACGCCGGACCTCCTGCCGGGCGACATCACCGGCTCGCACGTCTACCGCGAGGAGTCCGGCGAGTTCGAGTTCGCCGAAGGTCCCGTCTTCGCCAACGTCGTGCTGGCCGACGAGATCAACCGCGCGCCGCCGAAGACCCAGGCCGCCCTGCTTGAGGCGATGTCCGAAAAACAGGTGTCGGCCGACGGGACGACCTACGCGCTCCCGGAGCCGTTCTTCGTCATAGCGACCCAGAACCCCATCGAGGAGGAGGGCACGTTCACGCTGCCGGAGGCCCAGCGCGACCGGTTCGTGCTGAAGACGAGCCTGGGGTATCCCGACCACGAGGGCGCCCGACGCATCATCGACCGTCGCGCCGACCGGACGACCCGGACGCCGGACCCCCGGGCGGTGCTGGACGGCGACCGCGTCGTCGAGTTACAGGCCGCCGTCGAGTCCATCGCCGTCGACGACGCCATCCGGGAGTACGTCATCGAACTCGGGCGGGCGACCCGCGAGGACGACCGCGTCGAGGTCGGCGTCTCCCCGCGAGGCATCCAGCGACTCTTCGAGGTGGCCCGTGCCCGCGCGCTGGTCGCGGGCCGGGAGTACGTCGTCCCCGACGACGTGAAGGCGGTCGTCCGGGAGACGTTCGCCCACCGACTCGTGTTGACCGCCGAGGCGACCGTCCAGGACGTCGACCCCGCCGCCGTCGTCGAGACGACGATGGACCGAATCGAGGTGCCGGCCGTCGCGGCCGCCGACGACTGA
- a CDS encoding 2-amino-3,7-dideoxy-D-threo-hept-6-ulosonate synthase: MTTGTAARLDRLGTDGRYVVVPMDHGITLGPVEGLVDIESTIDAVTRGGADAVLTQKGIAPRVHDSKNGAGYVVHLNGSTVIGPDANDKRSTGSVKAAIRAGADAVSFHINVGSTHEREQIEELAELTDEAAEYGLPVLAMTYARGPDVDGDDPEALAHAVRLGEELGADLIKTGYSGDSESFEPVCAATRLPVLIAGGSPDGDLESLRAVRGAMDAGAAGVSMGRTVFQHDDPETMARAVSLVVHEDADAEDALERSGLAVEA; the protein is encoded by the coding sequence ATGACAACAGGCACCGCCGCCCGGCTGGACCGTCTCGGGACGGACGGCCGCTACGTCGTCGTCCCGATGGACCACGGCATCACGCTCGGCCCGGTCGAAGGACTCGTCGACATCGAGTCGACCATCGACGCCGTCACCCGGGGCGGCGCCGACGCCGTGCTGACACAGAAGGGAATCGCGCCCCGCGTCCACGACAGCAAGAACGGCGCGGGCTACGTCGTCCACCTCAACGGCTCGACGGTCATCGGCCCCGACGCCAACGACAAGCGCTCGACCGGGTCGGTGAAGGCCGCAATCCGGGCCGGCGCCGACGCCGTCTCCTTCCACATCAACGTCGGGTCGACCCACGAGCGCGAACAGATCGAGGAACTGGCCGAACTCACCGACGAGGCCGCCGAGTACGGCCTGCCCGTGCTGGCGATGACCTACGCCCGAGGTCCCGATGTCGACGGCGACGACCCCGAGGCGCTGGCCCACGCCGTCCGCCTCGGCGAGGAACTGGGCGCCGACCTCATCAAGACCGGCTACAGCGGCGACTCGGAGAGCTTCGAGCCGGTCTGTGCGGCCACCCGGCTGCCGGTGCTCATCGCCGGCGGCTCCCCCGACGGCGACCTCGAATCGCTGCGGGCCGTGCGGGGCGCCATGGACGCCGGCGCGGCCGGCGTCTCGATGGGCCGGACCGTCTTCCAGCACGACGACCCCGAGACGATGGCCCGGGCGGTGTCGCTCGTCGTCCACGAGGACGCCGACGCCGAGGACGCCCTCGAACGGTCGGGGCTGGCCGTCGAGGCCTGA
- the trpA gene encoding tryptophan synthase subunit alpha → MTDPEADGSAGLESAFEEPAFVPYLAAGDPDFEASVEYVEALARGGADVVELGLPFSEPIAEGPTIQQAVVRALDAGMTPERFFEFVEALDVEVPLVCMTYYNLIYQYGNGETASDDRPVYPFVERAAEVGIDGFVVPDLPAEEADLLRAACDEFGLELVFIVAPTTRGDRLETILERVSGYLYVQARLGVTGARADVSDRTAESLERLAAHEGARGVPKAVGFGISSGEQAAEVVAAGADGVIVGSALVDIVAEGHENDDSTEAVAARLEAKGRELKEGALAGAQRRPRPEGT, encoded by the coding sequence GTGACCGACCCCGAGGCGGACGGGTCGGCGGGCCTGGAATCCGCCTTCGAGGAGCCGGCCTTCGTGCCGTACCTCGCGGCCGGCGACCCCGACTTCGAGGCCTCCGTGGAGTACGTCGAGGCGCTGGCCCGCGGTGGCGCCGACGTCGTCGAACTGGGGCTTCCCTTCTCCGAACCAATCGCCGAGGGACCGACCATCCAGCAGGCCGTCGTCCGGGCGCTGGATGCCGGCATGACGCCCGAGCGGTTCTTCGAGTTCGTCGAGGCGCTGGACGTCGAGGTGCCGCTGGTCTGTATGACCTACTACAACCTCATCTACCAGTACGGGAACGGCGAAACCGCGAGCGACGACCGGCCGGTCTACCCGTTCGTCGAGCGGGCCGCCGAGGTCGGCATCGACGGCTTCGTCGTACCCGACCTGCCGGCCGAGGAGGCCGACCTGCTTCGGGCCGCCTGCGACGAGTTCGGTCTCGAGTTGGTGTTCATCGTCGCGCCGACGACGCGGGGCGACCGCCTCGAGACCATCCTCGAGCGGGTCTCAGGCTACCTCTACGTCCAGGCGCGACTGGGCGTCACCGGCGCCCGCGCGGACGTCTCCGACCGGACCGCCGAGAGCCTCGAACGCCTCGCCGCCCACGAGGGCGCCCGGGGCGTCCCGAAGGCGGTCGGTTTCGGCATCTCCTCGGGCGAGCAGGCGGCCGAGGTGGTCGCCGCCGGCGCCGACGGCGTCATCGTCGGGTCGGCACTCGTCGACATCGTCGCCGAGGGCCACGAGAACGACGATTCGACCGAGGCGGTGGCCGCTCGACTGGAAGCGAAGGGCCGCGAACTGAAGGAGGGCGCCCTCGCCGGCGCGCAACGTCGGCCGCGACCGGAAGGAACATGA